ACAACTGCTTTTGCTGTAACATTGTACTGATTGTAAACAACTAACCCATGTCTGTAGCCAGAGTATTGATTGCTGATGCACCCATCCCTTCGCCGGGCTATGGATCATGGTCGCAGCGCATTACATATTTGCTGGAGCAGTACCCGGGCAATGTGGTGGATTATGTGATTGGAAATAATGGTGCCGATGCATTTCATTCGGCCCGCACCAAACGCTACAACCTGCAACTGCGCCACAACCGGCTCATGAACCGGTTGATGAAACACTGGAAATTGCAGGCTTACAAAACAGCCTTGCAGGAAATAGCCGCCCAACATGAGCAGTTAATCATTTGTATTGTTGATTCCATTCGTACCAAGCATGCTGTGTGGCATTTTTTGGGGCAAATGAATTTGCGGCACAAATGCAAAATCATTTACTACCAGTGCGGTTATTCTACCTACTTACCCAGCAATAAATACGAAGCGTTGATGGAGGGGGTGAATGAAGTAATCTACTTGAGCAAGCATTCCTATTTATACGAACTGGAGCACAATCCATCATTGCCTTTTACGGCGCATGTGTTGCACAATCCTATTGATAACAACCGTTGCTATCCTTTGGCGCCGGCTTCAAAGCAAGCATTGCGGCAGCAGTTGGGCATGGATAACGGATGCCAATTTGTGTGGTCGAGCCAGCACCGCAAAAAGAAGGGATTGGAAGTGATTTTGAAAGCGTGGCAACAACTCGATTATTTAGCCCTGAATGCCACCCTGCATGTGGTGGGTGCCGATACGGGTGAGCAAATTCCCGGTGTGGTTTTTCATGGCCGCCAACCCAACCACGAAGTACACCGCTATTTGCAGGCTGCCGATATTGGTTTGTTTTCGCCCCTGTGGACAGAAGGCTTTGGCCTGAGCCTGGCTGAGCAAATGAGTTGTGGTTTGTACTGCATTGCTTCTTGGGTGGGCGGGGTAAAAGATTATTTCGATGCGGCCCGTTTTGGTGAAGCCATCGAAACCCCCAACATGCCCGGGGCCTGGGCTGCAGCTATGCAAAGGGCTGTAGAAAAAGTATCCGGGTTTCAATCCCCTTCGCTGCAAGGCCCCGTGTTTCTCACCTACGATGAGTGGTGTGAACGTTTCTGTGATATTCTCGCATAAAAAATCGGCCATCGCATTGCTGCCATGGCCGATGAATATTTATTAATAATTGAAAGTTATCCTTTACGCCAATTTTTAAAAGCGTTGATCAAACCATTGGTGCTGCTGTCGTGGCTGTTGATGCTGTTGGCATCTTTCAATTCAGGTAAAATTTTATTGGCCAGTTGCTTACCAAGCTCTACACCCCACTGATCGAAGCTGTAAATGTTCCAGATAACGCCTTGCACAAAAATCTTGTGTTCGTACATAGCTATCAGTTGCCCCAATACAAAGGGCGTTATCTGTTTTACCAAAATACTGTTGGTGGGTTTGTTGCCTTCAAACACTTTAAAAGGAATCAACTCCGCCGGTACATTTTCAGCAGCACAGGCTTCGGCGGTTTTGCCGTTCATGAGGGCTTCTGTTTGCGCAAAAAAGTTGCTCAACAGTTTTTCATGATGATCGCCAATGGGGTTGTGGCTGATGGCAGGTGCAATAAAATCGCAGGGTATCAGCTGTGTGCCCTGGTGAATGAGCTGGTAAAAAGCATGCTGGCCATTGGTGCCAGGTTCACCCCAAATAATTGGGCCCGTGCTATAGGTTACCCGGTTGCCGTTGCGGTCTGTGGTTTTACCGTTGCTTTCCATATTGCCTTGTTGGAAATAAGCGGCAAAGCGGTGCAGGTATTGGTCGTACGGCAAAATGGCTTCGCTGGCAGCATCAAAAAAATTGGTGTACCAGAGGCCAATTAA
The Phnomibacter ginsenosidimutans genome window above contains:
- a CDS encoding glycosyltransferase family 4 protein, whose amino-acid sequence is MSVARVLIADAPIPSPGYGSWSQRITYLLEQYPGNVVDYVIGNNGADAFHSARTKRYNLQLRHNRLMNRLMKHWKLQAYKTALQEIAAQHEQLIICIVDSIRTKHAVWHFLGQMNLRHKCKIIYYQCGYSTYLPSNKYEALMEGVNEVIYLSKHSYLYELEHNPSLPFTAHVLHNPIDNNRCYPLAPASKQALRQQLGMDNGCQFVWSSQHRKKKGLEVILKAWQQLDYLALNATLHVVGADTGEQIPGVVFHGRQPNHEVHRYLQAADIGLFSPLWTEGFGLSLAEQMSCGLYCIASWVGGVKDYFDAARFGEAIETPNMPGAWAAAMQRAVEKVSGFQSPSLQGPVFLTYDEWCERFCDILA